A genomic stretch from Hymenobacter psoromatis includes:
- a CDS encoding glycosyl transferase family 2, translated as MNCADVAIVILNYNGEHFLRQFLPAVLAHAAGARVVVADNASTDDSVPLLRHGFPQVEVLVFSENLGFCEGYNQALAQLDSPFFVLLNSDVAVQPGWLPPLRALLVSNERIAAVQPKVLSFSDPTLFEYAGGGGGYLDRLAYPFCRGRLFDTLETDRGQYDDARPVAWASGACCLVRASVWRELGGLEPAFFAHMEEIDFCWRVQNAGYEIWYTGGASVVQHVGGGTLPKSSPRKTYLNFRNGLALLYKNSAPSELADAFALRLLLDWVAGLRFLLARNWPEAQAVGRAHWHFFQKLSYWRQRRRLAQPHLLVRQRAGTYAGSLVWAYFGRGRKYFSQVMDNMRA; from the coding sequence TTGAACTGCGCCGACGTGGCCATTGTAATTCTCAATTACAATGGCGAACATTTTTTGCGGCAATTCCTACCGGCGGTGCTGGCGCACGCGGCCGGCGCGCGGGTGGTAGTGGCTGACAACGCCTCGACCGACGACTCGGTGCCGCTGTTGCGCCACGGCTTTCCGCAGGTCGAAGTGCTGGTTTTCAGCGAGAATTTGGGGTTTTGTGAGGGCTATAACCAGGCCCTGGCCCAGCTCGACAGCCCATTTTTCGTGCTGCTCAATTCCGATGTGGCCGTGCAGCCGGGCTGGCTGCCGCCGCTGCGGGCGCTGCTGGTCAGCAATGAGCGCATTGCTGCGGTGCAACCCAAAGTACTGTCTTTCAGCGACCCTACCCTCTTCGAGTACGCTGGCGGCGGCGGCGGCTACCTCGACCGGCTGGCCTACCCCTTCTGCCGGGGCCGGCTCTTCGACACGCTCGAAACCGACCGGGGCCAGTACGACGACGCGCGCCCCGTGGCCTGGGCCAGCGGTGCCTGCTGCCTAGTGCGGGCTAGCGTCTGGCGCGAATTGGGTGGCTTGGAGCCGGCGTTTTTTGCCCACATGGAGGAGATTGATTTCTGCTGGCGCGTGCAGAACGCGGGCTACGAAATCTGGTACACGGGCGGCGCGAGCGTGGTGCAGCACGTGGGCGGCGGCACTTTGCCCAAATCGAGCCCGCGCAAGACGTATCTCAACTTTCGCAATGGTTTGGCGCTGCTTTATAAAAACTCAGCTCCCAGCGAGTTAGCCGACGCATTCGCGCTGCGTCTGCTGCTCGATTGGGTGGCCGGGCTGCGCTTTCTGCTGGCCCGCAACTGGCCCGAGGCGCAGGCGGTGGGTAGGGCGCATTGGCATTTTTTCCAGAAACTCAGCTACTGGCGGCAGCGCCGCCGCCTAGCCCAGCCGCATTTGCTGGTGCGGCAGCGCGCGGGCACTTATGCGGGCAGTTTGGTGTGGGCGTATTTTGGCAGGGGTAGGAAATATTTTTCGCAGGTAATGGATAACATGCGGGCCTAG
- a CDS encoding DNA-binding protein: MAFDMMGMMGKVKELQDKMQQAQGQLQHITATGEAGGGLVKATANGHRTLVKLEIDPSLLTPEDREMLPDLVVAAVNKALEAAGEMAKSELQRQTSGLLPNLPGLDLNNFGI; this comes from the coding sequence ATGGCATTTGACATGATGGGCATGATGGGCAAGGTGAAGGAGCTGCAAGACAAGATGCAGCAGGCCCAGGGCCAGCTCCAGCACATTACCGCCACCGGCGAGGCGGGGGGCGGCTTGGTAAAAGCCACCGCTAACGGCCACCGCACCCTTGTGAAGCTCGAAATTGACCCATCGCTGCTGACGCCTGAGGACCGCGAAATGCTGCCCGACCTCGTGGTAGCGGCCGTCAACAAAGCCCTCGAAGCCGCCGGAGAAATGGCCAAAAGCGAACTGCAGCGCCAAACCAGCGGCCTGCTGCCCAACTTGCCGGGTTTGGATTTGAATAATTTTGGGATATAG